A section of the Rhizobium sp. BG4 genome encodes:
- a CDS encoding outer membrane beta-barrel protein — MGKERDTSSLTPLRATRFAVSAVLLAAALPQAAFAQSAQSYGSGTSAYQSSSQYSSGGNTGDQQAQTVDLDGDGVPDPGQPGVPSPDGTATQTGTTQQTGTAPTTATGDQQPSDETTGSILDEDIRRLNTREPAIDERRLPRKADDTLTEKDTDGIRVGTFILRPSITQSINTETTKDNGIKESRGFLQTDGNATLTSDWGLHQLTVTSEGSWQQNISGEGEEQPSFQIDGDLRLDLPEDTTAHLKGGYRFYREDTDDPNAISDADEQSNVQEFSTGASIERDFGVLRGTTEIGVVRTIYSDVTLANGTTVSLSDRDQTAGNFRARIGYELSPALIPFIEGTVGKTVYDETRDSSGYARSGNSYGAKAGVQIDLGEKLKGEVSAGYETANFDDDRLSSIDTATVDANIVWSPLRGTNVGFDLQTSIQPSTTPGLSGYVSHALSTTITHQLRDNLQATVLGGVTLRDYPAGASSDETVYTTSAGLIWNINRYLDLTSTVGYELTTRDEGTDSQQWRAGVGLRLKR, encoded by the coding sequence ATGGGCAAGGAACGTGATACGAGCAGTTTGACGCCGCTCCGTGCGACGCGCTTTGCCGTGTCTGCCGTTCTTCTGGCCGCAGCGCTGCCGCAGGCGGCCTTCGCCCAATCGGCACAGAGCTACGGCAGCGGCACATCCGCTTATCAATCATCGTCCCAATATTCTTCCGGCGGCAACACCGGCGATCAGCAGGCGCAAACCGTTGATCTTGATGGCGACGGCGTCCCGGATCCCGGCCAGCCCGGCGTTCCCTCCCCCGATGGCACGGCGACCCAGACCGGCACCACGCAGCAGACCGGCACGGCACCCACCACGGCAACCGGTGACCAGCAGCCGAGCGACGAAACAACCGGCTCGATCCTCGACGAGGACATCCGCCGCCTGAACACCCGCGAACCGGCGATCGATGAGCGCCGCCTGCCGCGCAAGGCCGACGATACGCTGACCGAGAAGGACACCGACGGCATCCGCGTCGGCACCTTCATCCTGCGCCCGTCGATCACCCAGTCGATCAATACCGAGACGACCAAGGATAACGGCATCAAGGAAAGCCGCGGCTTCCTGCAGACCGACGGCAATGCGACGCTGACCTCCGATTGGGGCCTGCATCAGCTGACAGTCACCAGCGAGGGCAGCTGGCAGCAGAACATCAGCGGCGAAGGCGAGGAACAGCCGTCCTTCCAGATCGATGGCGATCTGCGCCTCGATCTGCCCGAGGACACCACCGCCCATCTCAAGGGCGGCTACCGCTTCTACCGCGAAGACACCGACGATCCGAACGCCATCTCCGACGCCGACGAGCAGTCGAACGTCCAGGAATTCAGCACCGGCGCCTCGATCGAGCGCGACTTCGGCGTCTTGCGCGGCACGACGGAAATCGGTGTCGTCCGGACGATCTATTCCGACGTGACGCTGGCGAACGGCACGACTGTTTCCCTCAGCGACCGCGACCAGACCGCCGGGAATTTCCGCGCCCGCATCGGCTACGAGCTCTCCCCGGCGCTCATCCCCTTCATCGAAGGCACCGTCGGCAAGACCGTCTATGACGAGACGCGCGACAGCTCAGGCTATGCCCGCTCCGGCAACAGCTACGGCGCCAAGGCCGGCGTTCAGATCGATCTCGGCGAGAAATTGAAGGGCGAAGTCAGTGCCGGTTACGAGACGGCCAATTTCGACGACGATCGTCTGTCCTCGATCGATACGGCAACCGTCGATGCCAATATCGTCTGGTCGCCGCTGCGCGGCACCAATGTCGGCTTCGACCTGCAGACCAGCATTCAGCCTTCCACCACGCCGGGGCTGAGCGGTTACGTGTCGCATGCCCTGTCGACAACGATCACACATCAGCTGCGTGACAATCTGCAGGCAACGGTTCTGGGTGGAGTGACGCTCCGCGACTATCCGGCCGGAGCAAGCAGCGACGAGACCGTTTATACGACGAGCGCCGGCCTGATCTGGAACATCAACCGCTATCTCGATCTGACGAGCACTGTCGGCTATGAGCTGACGACGCGGGATGAAGGCACCGACTCGCAGCAATGGCGAGCCGGTGTCGGTTTGCGGTTGAAGCGCTAG
- a CDS encoding KpsF/GutQ family sugar-phosphate isomerase, producing MMRKVVNLIENSVLESARRTISIERRGLEALERALDDGLSGPFSQAVETISAIKGRLVVTGVGKSGHIGVKLAATFASTGTPAFFVHAAEANHGDLGMIGDQDAIVAVSWSGQAPELKAILNYSRRFSIPLIAITCDEKSVLGEAADIVLKLPKEMEACPHGLAPTTSAMMQLAIGDALAMALLDARGFTARDFHVFHPGGKLGASLTHVSDIMHKGDRLPLVAEGTPMQDAIKVLSSKHFGCVGVLDGEGKLCGIVTEGDMARNLSRNLAELAVDDIMTRTPKVVKPKVLATAALALLEEYHIGALIVVDDDNRPVGLVHFHDLLRIGVA from the coding sequence ATGATGAGAAAAGTCGTCAATCTGATCGAAAACAGCGTGCTGGAGTCCGCGCGGCGGACCATCAGCATCGAGCGGCGCGGCCTTGAAGCCCTTGAGCGGGCGCTCGACGATGGTCTCTCCGGACCCTTCAGTCAGGCCGTCGAGACGATCAGCGCCATCAAGGGGCGCCTCGTCGTGACCGGTGTCGGCAAGAGCGGCCATATCGGCGTCAAGCTCGCGGCGACATTTGCTTCAACGGGCACGCCTGCGTTCTTCGTCCATGCCGCCGAGGCCAACCATGGCGATCTCGGCATGATCGGTGATCAGGACGCGATCGTTGCCGTTTCCTGGAGTGGCCAAGCGCCGGAACTGAAGGCGATCCTGAACTACTCCCGCCGCTTCTCGATCCCGCTGATCGCCATTACCTGCGATGAAAAGTCCGTCCTGGGCGAGGCAGCCGATATCGTGTTAAAGCTGCCGAAAGAGATGGAAGCCTGCCCGCACGGCCTGGCGCCGACGACATCGGCGATGATGCAGCTGGCTATCGGCGATGCGCTCGCCATGGCGCTGCTCGATGCGCGCGGCTTCACGGCCCGCGACTTCCACGTCTTCCATCCGGGCGGCAAGCTGGGCGCGAGCCTGACCCACGTCTCCGACATCATGCACAAAGGTGACCGTCTGCCGCTGGTGGCGGAGGGTACGCCGATGCAGGATGCGATCAAGGTTCTGTCGAGCAAGCATTTCGGCTGCGTCGGCGTTCTCGACGGCGAAGGAAAACTTTGCGGCATCGTCACCGAAGGCGATATGGCACGCAACCTGTCGCGCAATCTTGCCGAACTGGCTGTCGACGACATCATGACGCGGACGCCGAAGGTGGTGAAGCCGAAGGTACTTGCGACGGCTGCGCTTGCCTTGCTCGAGGAATATCACATCGGCGCGCTGATCGTCGTCGACGACGACAACCGCCCCGTCGGCCTTGTCCACTTCCACGATCTCCTGCGGATCGGCGTCGCCTGA
- a CDS encoding NfeD family protein: MLARIVAELGPWTWWVAGLVLLAAEMIVPGFFLVWIGLAALAVGILSLLLWDAGFWVWEVQLILFAALSVAATFIGRRLTLRHDATDEPFLNQRGASLVGRTATLAEPITEGRGRIKLDDTIWQVMGPDLPAGTRVRVVASTGRDLTVEAA; encoded by the coding sequence ATGCTGGCACGCATCGTTGCAGAGCTCGGGCCCTGGACCTGGTGGGTAGCCGGCCTCGTATTGCTGGCCGCCGAAATGATCGTGCCCGGCTTCTTCCTCGTCTGGATCGGGCTGGCGGCGCTTGCCGTCGGCATACTGTCGCTGCTGCTCTGGGATGCCGGCTTCTGGGTCTGGGAAGTACAGCTCATCCTGTTCGCGGCGCTATCGGTCGCCGCGACCTTTATCGGCCGCCGCCTGACGCTGCGCCACGATGCGACCGACGAGCCCTTCCTCAATCAGCGCGGCGCGAGCCTTGTCGGGCGCACCGCCACGCTGGCGGAGCCGATCACTGAAGGCCGCGGCCGGATAAAGCTGGATGATACGATCTGGCAGGTCATGGGACCGGACCTGCCGGCCGGCACCCGCGTCAGGGTCGTCGCCAGCACCGGGCGCGACCTGACGGTGGAAGCCGCCTGA
- a CDS encoding SPFH domain-containing protein has product MVLGGFDIVVIALVIFVILVLFAGIKTVPQGYRYTIERFGRYTRTLEPGLNLITPFIERVGAKMNVMEQVLNVPTQEVITKDNASVSADAVSFYQVLNAAQAAYQVSNLENAILNLTMTNIRSVMGSMDLDELLSNRDAINDRLLRVVDEAVHPWGIKVTRVEIKDIQPPRDLVDAMARQMKAEREKRAQVLEAEGSRNAQILRAEGAKQSAILQAEGQREAAFRNAEARERLAEAEAKATKMVSEAIAAGDVQAINYFVAQKYTEALTSIGSASNSKVVLMPIEASSILGSLSGIGAIAKEVFGDGSTPPAPQPPRQVAQRSTPPVNPFNQNPER; this is encoded by the coding sequence ATGGTCCTGGGCGGCTTCGACATCGTCGTCATCGCACTCGTCATCTTCGTCATCCTGGTGCTGTTTGCCGGCATCAAGACGGTGCCGCAGGGCTATCGCTACACGATCGAGCGCTTCGGCCGCTATACGCGCACGCTGGAGCCCGGCCTCAACCTGATCACCCCGTTCATCGAGCGCGTCGGCGCCAAGATGAATGTGATGGAACAGGTGCTGAATGTGCCGACCCAGGAAGTGATCACCAAGGACAACGCCTCGGTCTCGGCCGATGCCGTGTCCTTCTATCAGGTGCTGAACGCCGCGCAGGCCGCCTACCAGGTCTCGAACCTCGAAAACGCCATTCTCAACCTGACCATGACCAACATCCGCTCGGTCATGGGCTCGATGGACCTCGACGAACTGCTCTCCAACCGCGACGCCATCAACGACCGCCTGCTGCGCGTCGTCGATGAGGCCGTGCATCCCTGGGGCATTAAGGTCACCCGCGTCGAGATCAAGGACATCCAGCCTCCCCGCGACCTCGTCGATGCCATGGCCCGCCAGATGAAGGCCGAGCGCGAGAAGCGCGCCCAGGTTCTGGAGGCGGAAGGGTCGCGAAACGCCCAGATCCTGCGCGCCGAAGGCGCCAAGCAGTCGGCCATCCTGCAGGCTGAGGGACAACGCGAAGCCGCCTTCCGCAACGCTGAAGCCCGCGAGCGCCTGGCCGAGGCCGAAGCCAAGGCAACGAAGATGGTCTCCGAGGCGATCGCCGCCGGTGACGTCCAGGCGATCAACTACTTCGTGGCGCAGAAATACACCGAAGCCCTGACCTCCATCGGCTCGGCATCCAATTCCAAGGTCGTGCTGATGCCGATCGAGGCATCGTCGATTCTCGGCTCGCTGAGCGGCATCGGCGCCATCGCCAAGGAAGTCTTCGGCGACGGCAGCACCCCGCCTGCGCCGCAGCCGCCCCGGCAGGTGGCGCAGCGCAGCACCCCGCCCGTCAACCCCTTCAACCAGAACCCGGAGCGCTGA
- the hemH gene encoding ferrochelatase: MTAEISNRPADHPPVSFGKVGVLLVNLGTPDGTDYNSMRRYLREFLTDKRVIEWSPWKWYPILFGIVLNTRPQKVGKAYETIWNRDKNESYLRTYTRNQSELMAARLKDLPNVVVDWAMRYGNPSIASKIDSLKAAGCDRIVLFPLYPQYAAATTATVNDKAFQKLLTMRWQPAVRTVPEYHDDETYIEALANSVQQHLATLDWEPDMVLASFHGIPMSYFKQGDPYYCQCQKTGRLLRERLGLPKEKFMVTFQSRFGPEEWLQPYTDKTVEKLAQDGVKKIAVLNPGFVSDCLETLEEIAEQAAHSFHENGGEKFTHIPCLNDSEHGMRVLEKVVRRELLGWV; this comes from the coding sequence ATGACTGCTGAAATTTCGAACCGCCCGGCGGACCATCCGCCCGTCAGCTTTGGCAAGGTGGGCGTGCTGCTCGTCAATCTCGGCACGCCCGATGGCACCGACTACAATTCGATGCGCCGCTATCTCCGGGAGTTCCTGACCGATAAGCGCGTCATCGAATGGTCGCCCTGGAAGTGGTACCCGATCCTCTTCGGCATCGTCCTCAACACCCGCCCCCAGAAAGTCGGCAAGGCCTATGAGACGATCTGGAACAGGGACAAGAACGAGAGCTACCTGCGCACCTACACCCGCAACCAGTCAGAACTGATGGCTGCGCGGCTGAAGGACCTGCCAAATGTCGTCGTCGACTGGGCGATGCGCTACGGCAACCCCTCCATCGCCTCGAAAATCGACAGCCTGAAGGCTGCGGGCTGCGACCGCATCGTGCTCTTCCCGCTCTATCCGCAATATGCGGCAGCGACGACGGCGACCGTCAACGACAAGGCCTTCCAGAAGCTGCTCACCATGCGCTGGCAGCCGGCGGTGCGCACCGTCCCTGAGTATCACGACGACGAGACCTATATCGAAGCGCTCGCCAACTCCGTGCAGCAGCACCTCGCGACCCTCGACTGGGAGCCGGACATGGTGCTCGCCTCCTTCCACGGCATCCCGATGTCCTACTTCAAGCAGGGTGACCCCTATTACTGCCAGTGCCAGAAGACCGGACGGCTGCTGCGCGAGCGCCTGGGCCTGCCGAAGGAAAAGTTCATGGTCACCTTCCAGTCCCGCTTCGGGCCGGAAGAATGGCTTCAGCCCTATACCGACAAGACCGTCGAGAAGCTGGCGCAGGACGGCGTCAAGAAGATCGCCGTCCTCAACCCGGGCTTCGTTTCCGACTGTCTGGAAACGCTGGAAGAAATCGCCGAACAGGCGGCCCATTCCTTCCATGAGAATGGCGGCGAGAAATTCACCCATATCCCCTGTCTCAACGACAGCGAGCACGGCATGCGCGTGCTCGAGAAGGTCGTCCGCCGGGAGCTGCTCGGCTGGGTGTGA
- a CDS encoding bifunctional UDP-sugar hydrolase/5'-nucleotidase produces the protein MTKSFNFGLLTASMLALSTSAAFADYQLNILHINDFHSRIESINKFDSTCSAEEEGKKECFGGAARLKTAIDQRRQALTGQNVLLLNAGDNFQGSLFYTTYKGAAEAEVLNAMKFDVMTVGNHEFDDSEDGLATFLDKVQFPVISANVLAGDGSKLGDRIKPSLVLDVGGQKIGVVGAVTNDTEELSSPGPKVLIADDVASITAAVQELKAQGINKIIALTHVGYPRDLAFIAKIPDVDVVVGGHSHSLLSNTDPKAEGPYPTMVDNPGGYKVPVVQAASYSKYLGDLVVDFDDNGVVKSAKGDPILIDSSFTPDPALTARIAELAKPIEDLRKKVIGASEGPIEGDRTICRVKECSMGNLVADAMLDRTKSQGVQIAIQNGGGLRASIDGGEVTQGEVITVLPFQNTLATFQLTGADVVKALENGVSQIDQGAGRFAQVAGLKYTFDQSKPVGSRVSDVQVKTGDAFAPIDPAKTYGVATNNFMRAGGDGYSIFESAGKNAYDFGPDLADVTVEYLTAHNPYKPYTDGRVTEIAAAGAAAAPAAPAAPATPAAPAPSAEPAAPAASAPAAATPSSHVIAAGDTLWDLAKQFYGNGELWKKISEANGSPNPRRLMVGEELKLPAK, from the coding sequence ATGACGAAATCCTTTAATTTCGGTCTGCTGACGGCATCCATGCTGGCGCTCAGCACAAGCGCCGCCTTTGCGGACTACCAGCTCAATATTCTTCACATCAACGATTTCCATTCACGCATTGAATCGATCAACAAGTTCGATTCCACCTGCTCTGCCGAGGAAGAAGGCAAGAAGGAATGCTTCGGCGGTGCCGCCCGCCTGAAGACCGCGATCGACCAGCGCCGCCAGGCTCTCACAGGCCAGAATGTGTTGCTGCTCAATGCCGGCGACAATTTCCAGGGCTCGCTCTTCTACACGACCTACAAGGGCGCGGCCGAAGCCGAAGTGCTGAACGCCATGAAGTTCGACGTCATGACCGTCGGCAACCATGAATTCGACGACAGCGAAGACGGCCTCGCCACCTTCCTCGACAAGGTTCAGTTCCCAGTCATCTCCGCAAACGTGCTTGCCGGTGATGGCTCGAAGCTCGGCGACCGCATCAAGCCGTCGCTGGTTCTCGATGTCGGCGGCCAGAAGATCGGCGTCGTCGGCGCCGTGACCAACGATACGGAAGAACTCTCCTCGCCCGGCCCGAAGGTACTGATCGCCGACGACGTCGCCTCGATCACCGCAGCCGTTCAGGAACTGAAGGCTCAGGGCATCAACAAGATCATCGCGCTGACCCATGTCGGCTATCCGCGCGATCTCGCCTTCATCGCCAAGATCCCTGACGTCGACGTCGTTGTCGGCGGCCACTCGCACAGCCTGCTGTCGAATACCGATCCGAAGGCCGAAGGCCCCTATCCGACGATGGTGGACAATCCCGGCGGCTACAAGGTTCCGGTCGTCCAGGCCGCATCCTACAGCAAGTATCTCGGCGATCTCGTCGTCGACTTCGACGACAACGGCGTCGTCAAGAGCGCCAAGGGCGATCCGATCCTGATCGACTCCTCCTTCACGCCCGATCCGGCGCTGACGGCACGCATTGCCGAGCTCGCCAAGCCGATCGAAGACCTCCGCAAGAAGGTCATCGGTGCTTCGGAAGGCCCGATCGAGGGCGACCGCACCATTTGCCGCGTCAAGGAATGCTCGATGGGCAACCTCGTCGCCGACGCGATGCTCGACCGCACCAAGAGCCAGGGCGTCCAGATCGCCATCCAGAACGGCGGCGGCCTGCGTGCCTCCATCGATGGCGGCGAAGTCACCCAGGGCGAAGTCATCACCGTCCTGCCCTTCCAGAACACGCTGGCAACCTTCCAGCTGACCGGTGCCGACGTCGTCAAGGCGCTGGAAAACGGCGTCAGCCAGATCGACCAGGGCGCCGGCCGTTTCGCGCAGGTTGCGGGTCTCAAGTATACCTTCGATCAGTCGAAGCCCGTCGGCAGCCGCGTTAGCGACGTTCAGGTGAAGACCGGTGACGCTTTCGCGCCGATCGACCCGGCCAAGACCTACGGCGTTGCCACCAACAACTTCATGCGCGCGGGCGGCGACGGCTACTCGATCTTCGAGAGCGCCGGCAAGAATGCCTATGACTTCGGCCCCGATCTTGCCGACGTCACTGTCGAGTATCTGACGGCGCACAACCCCTACAAGCCCTACACCGATGGCCGCGTCACCGAGATCGCTGCAGCCGGCGCCGCTGCTGCCCCGGCCGCGCCGGCGGCACCCGCCACTCCCGCAGCACCGGCACCGTCTGCCGAACCGGCTGCACCGGCCGCTTCCGCACCGGCCGCCGCAACGCCGTCCAGCCACGTCATTGCCGCCGGTGACACGCTCTGGGATCTCGCCAAGCAGTTTTACGGCAACGGTGAACTCTGGAAGAAGATCTCCGAAGCCAACGGTAGCCCGAACCCGCGCCGCCTCATGGTCGGCGAGGAGCTGAAGCTTCCCGCCAAGTAA
- the omp10 gene encoding outer membrane lipoprotein Omp10, whose protein sequence is MKLRNIAALAAAAAALAACVSSDPRPMPVATSAAPAGVEGAWRDPNGIVSTFQAGTFTTRTTDSNQLLASGTYVNTGPSLVEINMTSLVRKTQSKVNCALVNPTQLNCTADSGSQFTLTRSM, encoded by the coding sequence ATGAAGTTGAGAAATATTGCCGCGCTGGCGGCTGCCGCAGCAGCGCTCGCCGCCTGTGTTTCCTCTGATCCCCGCCCGATGCCTGTCGCCACAAGCGCCGCTCCGGCCGGTGTCGAAGGCGCATGGCGCGATCCGAACGGCATCGTCTCGACTTTCCAGGCCGGTACCTTCACCACTCGCACGACCGACAGCAACCAGCTGCTCGCCTCCGGTACCTATGTGAACACCGGTCCGTCTCTGGTCGAGATCAATATGACCTCGCTGGTGCGCAAGACGCAGTCGAAGGTCAATTGCGCCCTCGTCAACCCGACCCAGCTGAATTGCACCGCCGATTCCGGCTCGCAGTTCACGCTGACGCGCAGCATGTAA